In the genome of Drosophila subpulchrella strain 33 F10 #4 breed RU33 chromosome 2L, RU_Dsub_v1.1 Primary Assembly, whole genome shotgun sequence, one region contains:
- the LOC119546910 gene encoding uncharacterized protein LOC119546910 yields the protein MKMFQLVVIMNRMLKVVQSLFVVLCLGFWNKNNAQGNQKYYVNSPACQMPAVNPFTWDTMRGFHKKKLRHCHNDSDMVTSEFDFETHQYRLHIHEHLAKPILKTKGNATIKCEYREISRDNFVRKPDDTYKELRVRTFKNHQYVPKNTNFMITKCYVKDAKNHQKLLQKDAISFIEDRLPKKKVKDFVKQQSVDPKPSVFIMGLDSTSRINLRRAMPLVYKFVSKPGWFEMQGYNKVGDNTFPNLLALLTGDSEEGVKHFCDVKKAGCLDSLNFIWKRFKHANYTTAFAEDCQAISTFNYLKPGFVKQPTDYYLRPLLLAIEKQFKVTKDYGYPFCVGRHLSFSYVWDFGQQFIDRFLGRTPMFGMIWSNSFTHDHFEGATALENLFMKYLKSFEESDLFGQSIVILMSDHGHRYNTLRLASTGYFEERMPMMFIYLPPWFRRKYPHLAKNLKTNQNRLSSNFDVYMTLLHLLHLDKKSVADFPDNLKARQCKSCQSLFLELPFNRTCHMAGIQEKWCCCQPTETVTNANYVQDIAKAIVQQMNDHLISHDLSDLCHDFTLESVEKADRKTILSTGYKPADKDEHVYIISFKTSPKNPLFEATVRWNTRTQKLKYINVEDLSRLSSYKNDANCINQKNAKKYCICKDSLDKPSEDYT from the exons atgaaaatgtttcaACTAGTGGTAATCATGAATCGGATGCTTAAGGTGGTTCAATCCCTTTTCGTTGTATTATGTCTAGGCTTTTGGAATAAAAACAATGCTCAAGGAAACCAAAAGTACTATGTAAACAGTCCGGCTTGCCAGATGCCTGCCGTCAATCCCTTTACCTGGGATACTATGAGAGGTTtccataaaaaaaagttgagACACTGCCACAACGACAGCGATATGGTTACAAGTGAATTCGATTTTGAGACACATCAGTACCGATTGCACATACACGAGCACCTGGCCAAACCCATTCTGAAAACAAAGGGGAATGCCACCATTAAGTGCGAGTATCGGGAAATATCACGAGATAATTTTGTCAGGAAACCAGACGACACCTACAA GGAGCTCCGAGTACGAACTTTTAAGAACCACCAGTATGTTCCGAAAAATACGAACTTTATGATCACCAAATGCTATGTGAAGGACGCGAAGAATCATCAAAAGTTGCTGCAAAAGGATGCCATTTCGTTCATTGAAGACCGCCTGCCAAAGAAAAAGGTTAAGGACTTTGTGAAGCAACAAAGTGTGGATCCCAAACCAAGTGTCTTTATAATGGGACTGGACTCCACATCGCGAATAAATCTTCGGCGAGCGATGCCATTGGTTTACAAATTCGTTAGTAAACCGGGGTGGTTCGAAATGCAAGGCTACAATAAAGTGGGCGATAATACCTTTCCCAATCTTCTGGCATTGCTTACAGGGGATTCTGAAGAAGGAGTAAAGCATTTCTGTGACGTTAAGAAGGCGGGCTGTCTGGACTCTCTAAACTTTATTTGGAAGCGTTTCAAACACGCCAACTATACAACAGCCTTCGCCGAGGATTGTCAAGCTATAAGTACTTTCAACTATCTAAAACCGGGTTTTGTAAAGCAGCCAACCGATTACTATCTGCGTCCCCTACTCTTGGCGATCGAAAAACAGTTTAAGGTGACCAAAGACTATGGATATCCCTTCTGTGTGGGTCGTCATCTCAGCTTCAGTTATGTCTGGGACTTTGGCCAGCAGTTCATCGATCGATTTCTGGGCAGAACTCCGATGTTTGGAATGATCTGGAGCAATAGCTTCACGCACGATCACTTCGagggagccacagctttggaaAATCTGTTCATGAAGTATCTAAAGTCTTTCGAGGAGTCGGATCTCTTCGGGCAATCGATAGTGATTTTGATGAGTGATCATGGCCATCGATACAATACTTTGAGACTGGCCTCTACTGGTTATTTTGAGGAACGCATGCCCATGATGTTTATCTATTTACCGCCCTGGTTCCGTCGCAAATATCCCCATCTAGCAAAGAATCTCAAGACGAACCAGAATCGACTATCCTCTAATTTCGATGTTTACATGACTCTGCTGCATTTGCTCCATTTGGATAAAAAATCGGTGGCTGATTTCCCGGATAATCTCAAGGCAAGGCAGTGTAAGAGTTGTCAATCGCTATTCCTCGAACTGCCCTTCAATCGCACTTGCCATATGGCCGGAATTCAGGAGAAATGGTGCTGTTGTCAGCCCACCGAAACCGTCACAAATGCCAACTATGTGCAAGATATAGCCAAGGCAATTGTGCAGCAAATGAATGATCATTTAATTAGCCATGATCTCAGCGACCTTTGCCATGATTTTACCTTGGAAAGTGTTGAAAAAGCAGACCGCAAAACGATCCTATCCACTGGTTATAAGCCAGCTGATAAAGACGAGCACGTTTACATAATTTCCTTCAAAACCAGTCCAAAAAACCCCCTTTTCGAGGCCACTGTCCGTTGGAATACTCGCACTCAGAAGCTTAAGTACATAAATGTGGAGGATCTAAGTCGGCTGAGTTCGTACAAAAACGACGCCAATTGCATAAATCAAAAGAATGCCAAAAAATACTGCATTTGTAAGGACAGCTTAGATAAGCCTAGTGAAGATTATACTTAA
- the LOC119546912 gene encoding 6-pyruvoyl tetrahydrobiopterin synthase, with product MSQQPVAFLTRRETFSACHRLHSPQLSDAENLEVFGKCNNFHGHGHNYTVEITVRGPIDRRTGMVLNITELKEAIETVIMKRLDHKNLDKDVEYFADTPSTTENLAVYIWDNIRLQLKKPELLYEVKIHETPKNIITYRGPYLLNGIYNPINKRIALDSCTNISSDSD from the exons ATGTCGCAGCAACCTGTTGCCTTCCTGACTCGACGCGAAACTTTCAGCGCCTGTCATCGTCTTCATAG TCCCCAATTGAGCGATGCCGAGAACCTGGAAGTCTTCGGAAAGTGCAATAATTTCCATGGCCATGGACACAACTATACAG TGGAGATAACCGTTCGTGGTCCCATCGATCGGCGAACTGGAATGGTGCTTAATATCACGGAGCTAAAGGAGGCTATTGAGACGGTGATTATGAAGCGTCTGGACCACAAAAATCTCGACAAGGATGTGGAATACTTTGCCGATACA CCCAGTACCACAGAAAACTTGGCCGTCTACATTTGGGACAACATCCGCCTGCAGCTCAAGAAACCCGAACTGCTGTACGAGGTGAAGATCCATGAGACACCCAAGAATATCATAACCTACCGCGGTCCTTATCTGCTCAATGGCATATATAATCCCATCAACAAACGCATTGCTCTCGATTCCTGCACCAATATATCATCGGATTCGGATTAG
- the LOC119546911 gene encoding alkaline ceramidase: protein MGGGGLLDIYAMAWEHLRPGSSPVDWCEGNYLISSNIAEFVNTFSNILFILLPPVLIMLFKEYGRFVTPGIHVLWVLLIVVGLSSMYFHATLSLIGQLLDELAILWVFMAAFSLFYPKRYYPKFVKNDRKTFSCLMLMSAIAATGLSWWKPIVNAFVLMFMSIPTMVMLYTELQRVRDQRVYRLGIRSTTVWAVAVFCWINDRVFCEAWSAINFPYLHGFWHIFIFIAAYTVLVLFAYFYVESELPQRQPLLKYWPKNEFEFGIPFISIRNPDSKDWLVYCSLYLQDYDYKHGKN, encoded by the exons ATGGGGGGCGGTGGGTTGCTGGACATCTACGCCATGGCCTGGGAGCACCTGAGACCCGGAAGTTCACCCGTCGATTGGTGCGAGGGCAACTACTTGATTTCATCCAATATCGCAGAGTTCGTGAACACG TTCAGCAATATCTTGTTTATCCTCCTCCCGCCCGTGCTTATAATGCTGTTCAAGGAATACGGACGCTTTGTAACGCCTGGAATCCATGTGCTCTGGGTGTTGCTCATTGTTGTTGGCCTAAGTTCAATGTATTTCCATGCCACTCTGAGTTTAATTGGCCAACTCCTCGATGAACTGGCCATTCTGTGGGTCTTTATGGCGGCCTTTTCTTTATTCTATCCAAAGCGCTATTATCCGAAGTTTGTGAAAAACGATCG CAAAACCTTCAGTTGTCTCATGTTAATGTCGGCGATAGCCGCAACCGGCTTGTCATGGTGGAAGCCCATTGTTAATGCCTTTGTTCTCATGTTTATGAGTATTCCGACCATGGTAATGCTCTACACGGAACTACAGAG AGTTAGAGACCAGAGGGTTTACCGCCTCGGAATCCGATCGACGACAGTCTGGGCCGTGGCCGTTTTCTGCTGGATTAATGACCGGGTTTTCTGCGAGGCCTGGTCGGCGATCAATTTTCCGTACCTGCACGGCTTCTGGCACATTTTCATCTTCATAGCCGCTTACACGGTGCTGGTGCTGTTTGCCTATTTCTACGTGGAATCGGAACTGCCCCAGCGACAGCCGCTCCTCAAGTACTGGCCGAAGAACGAGTTCGAATTCGGGATACCCTTCATATCGATCAGGAATCCAG ATTCGAAAGATTGGCTCGTCTACTGCAGCCTGTACCTGCAGGACTACGACTACAAGCACGGAAAGAACTAA
- the LOC119548806 gene encoding uncharacterized protein LOC119548806 isoform X2, protein MLNRLLKKLRTSTGVKSQALKDGKKLSKGNCKCEPTACKCGKRRQRQQQLKLLVSQLRRRDNLSSVILF, encoded by the exons ATGCTGAACCGTCTGTTAAAAAAACTAAGAACGTCCACAGGAGTCAAGTCGCAAG CTCTTAAGGATGGAAAAAAGTTGAGCAAGGGCAATTGCAAATGCGAACCTACGGCATGTAAATGTGGAAAACGGCGACAACGACAGCAACAATTGAAATTGTTGGTGTCACAACTTAGGAGACGCGATAACTTATCAAGTGTTATATTGTTTTAG